A DNA window from Castanea sativa cultivar Marrone di Chiusa Pesio chromosome 7, ASM4071231v1 contains the following coding sequences:
- the LOC142643813 gene encoding uncharacterized protein LOC142643813: MSLTHEKRLDSEGGSGTEQVLSVVPCKPWSFKENGAMVEVLYDRMEAKSSALKQAMEVQASLPAEFPSFIKTLVRSNVTGGYWLHNSAKCICQGMI; encoded by the exons ATGTCCCTGACCCATGAGAAGCGTTTGGATTCTGAGGGTGGAAGTGGAACTGAACAA GTGTTATCAGTTGTTCCATGTAAACCCTGGAG CTTTAAAGAAAATGGAGCCATGGTTGAGGTCTTATACGACCGCATGGAAGCCAAGTCTTCTGCCTTGAAGCAAGCAATGGAGGTTCAAGCTAGTTTGCCAGCGGAATTTCCTAGCTTTATCAAGACTTTGGTAAGGTCAAATGTAACTGGTGGCTATTGGCTG CACAATTCTGCAAAATGCATTTGCCAAGGCATGATATAA
- the LOC142644316 gene encoding B3 domain-containing protein Os01g0234100-like gives MSSGWRRFSIAHKLCQDDVLVFQLVGTFKFKVYMVRLNGLAGVDGLFGPPNLDACARGNDYGMTIQINNLKDLDTTTSFGNAANQYENGRKNLGSDVQCGLRLTGSIANFKEVNSISSFTILVNGETIDSQLSDYQRVKYYDLCCSQNSFLHENLRKNINSKLAAEIISETINIVDAIRACELLTPLADFEDRDNTLKGFELLGMNVQFLHARVAQLMSIAMEAAAVKDPQRKSKVRLEQAHAEEEIDFLKLKLSKLKETKERLDHKIEALKVNVVRHEIVFQEVVNAPW, from the exons ATGAGTTCTGGATGGAGAAGGTTTTCAATTGCGCACAAATTATGCCAAGATGATGTTCTGGTTTTCCAGTTGGTTGGGACTTTCAAGTTCAAG GTATACATGGTGAGATTGAATGGTTTAGCTGGAGTAGATGGGCTTTTTGGCCCTCCAAATTTAGATGCTTGCGCAAGAGGAAATGATTATGGTATG ACTATTCAAATAAACAACCTGAAGGATTTAGATACTACTACTAGTTTTGGGAATGCAGCAAATCAGTATGAAAATGGCAGAAAAAATCTTGGCTCAGATGTTCAGTGTGGTCTAAGACTTACAGGGTCAATTGCTAATTTTAAAGAAGTTAATAGCATCAGCAGTTTCACCATTCTTGTGAATGGTGAAACCATAGACTCCCAGCTCTCAGATTACCAGAGGGTTAAGTATTACGATCTCTGCTGTTCTCAGAATTCATTTCTGCATGAAAATCTGCGCAAAAATATTAATAGTAAGTTGGCTGCTGAAATAATTTCTGAGACTATCAACATTGTGGATGCCATTAGAGCTTGTGAACTTTTGACCCCTCTAGCTGATTTTGAAGATCGGGATAATACTTTGAAAGGCTTTGAGCTATTGGGCATGAACGTTCAGTTCTTACATGCTCGAGTGGCTCAGCTGATGAGCATTGCTATGGAAGCAGCGGCAGTCAAGGACCCTCAGAGGAAATCAAAAGTTAGACTAGAGCAAGCTCATgcagaagaagaaatagatttTCTCAAATTGAAGCTCTCGAAATTAAAGGAAACCAAAGAAAGACTTGACCATAAGATTGAGGCTTTGAAGGTGAATGTGGTGAGGCATGAGATTGTGTTTCAAGAAGTAGTTAATGCTCCATGGTGA